One genomic window of Cyprinus carpio isolate SPL01 chromosome B8, ASM1834038v1, whole genome shotgun sequence includes the following:
- the cdk20 gene encoding cyclin-dependent kinase 20 — protein MDQYSILGRIGEGAHGIVFKAKHIETGETVALKKVALRRLEDGIPNQALREIKALQEIEDNQYVVKLKDVFPHGTGFVLVFEYMLSDLSEVLRNSQRPLTASQVKGYMMMLLKGVAFCHENSIMHRDLKPANLLISSTGHLKIADFGLARLFSNEGDRLYSHQVATRWYRAPELLYGARKYDEGVDLWAVGCIFGELLNNSPLFPGENDIEQLCCVLRVLGTPNQKVWPEITELPDYNKITFKENPPIPLEEIVPDTSPQAVDLLKKFLVYPSKQRISARQALLHPYFFTDPLPAHHSELPIPQRGGKHSRQRMQPPYEFTVDRPLHESLVDPSLIQRHARSCL, from the exons ATGGATCAGTACAGTATTCTGGGCAGGATCGGGGAAGGAGCTCACGGAATTGTTTTCAAAGCCAAACACATCGAG ACTGGAGAGACGGTGGCTTTGAAAAAAGTAGCTCTGCGAAGACTTGAAGATGGGATTCCGAACCAGGCCCTGCGAGAAATCAAAGCCCTGCAAGAGATCGAGGACAACCAATAT GTGGTGAAGCTGAAGGACGTCTTCCCCCACGGCACGGGCTTTGTGCTGGTGTTTGAGTACATGTTGTCAGATCTATCAGAAGTCCTTCGGAATTCCCAGCGTCCTCTCACCGCGTCCCAGGTCAAAGGTTACATGATGATGCTGCTGAAAGGAGTGGCTTTCTGCCACGAGAACTCCATCATGCACCGG GATCTGAAGCCTGCAAACCTTCTAATCAGCTCCACGGGTCACCTGAAGATCGCTGACTTCGGTCTGGCCAGGCTCTTTTCCAATGAAGGAGATCGTCTGTACAGCCACCAGGTGGCCACCAG ATGGTACAGAGCGCCAGAACTTTTGTATGGTGCCCGGAAATATGATGAAGGAGTTGATCTCTG GGCAGTGGGCTGTATTTTTGGGGAGCTGTTGAACAACTCTCCACTTTTCCCCGGAGAGAATGACATTGAGCAGTTGTGCTGTGTGTTACGAGTGCTGGGAACCCCCAACCAGAAAGTTTGGCCA GAAATAACAGAACTACCGGACTACAATAAGATCACGTTTAAAGAAAACCCCCCCATTCCTTTGGAGGAGATCGTGCCGGACACGTCACCACAAGCTGTGGACCTGCTGAAGAAGTTCCTCGTCTATCCGTCCAAACAGAGGATCAGCGCTAGACAG GCTTTGCTCCATCCGTATTTCTTCACAGACCCTCTCCCGGCTCATCACTCAGAGCTGCCCATCCCTCAGCGAGGAGGAAAGCACTCCAGACAGCGCATGCAACCCCCTTATGAATTCACAGTGGATCGACCTTTACACGAGAGCTTGGTGGACCCGAGTCTGATCCAGAGACATGCGCGGAGCTGTTTATGA